Proteins co-encoded in one Cytobacillus sp. NJ13 genomic window:
- a CDS encoding LysR family transcriptional regulator, giving the protein MYYDALKTFVTLAEVKNFTKTAELLLMSQPSVSLHIKNLEKEFQTKLFQRSPKYLKITPSGEILYDRAKQMITIYEQTRQEILEQQNTIKGDLKIAASFTIGEYILPPLLLDLQNQYPELNLQVTIANTEEVVQSTRSHHVDIGLIEGQTNERELIVTPFLEDELFIVTSNQHPLVQKEEATIADLQDQAWIMRENGSGTREYFNHVVRSNGLKVKSLLTISSNQGIKETLINGLGISILSGSVVERDVNQNNLSIIKVKNQEFKRTLSYVLSPIMQEKKNVSIFIEALGEKWKNPKGK; this is encoded by the coding sequence TTGTACTATGATGCGTTAAAAACATTCGTCACATTGGCTGAAGTGAAAAACTTTACGAAGACGGCCGAGCTTCTTCTTATGTCACAGCCCAGTGTCAGCCTGCATATTAAAAACCTGGAAAAGGAATTTCAGACCAAACTATTTCAACGCTCTCCAAAATACTTGAAAATTACGCCCAGCGGTGAAATATTATATGACCGGGCCAAGCAGATGATTACCATTTACGAGCAAACCAGGCAGGAAATTTTAGAGCAGCAAAACACCATTAAAGGAGATCTGAAAATTGCGGCCAGTTTCACTATAGGGGAATACATCCTGCCTCCCCTGCTGCTTGATTTGCAGAATCAGTATCCTGAGCTAAATCTCCAGGTGACCATTGCCAATACGGAGGAAGTTGTTCAGTCAACCCGTTCCCATCATGTGGATATAGGGCTAATTGAGGGCCAGACAAATGAAAGAGAGCTTATCGTGACTCCCTTCTTAGAGGATGAATTATTTATTGTGACTTCCAACCAGCATCCATTGGTACAAAAAGAAGAAGCAACAATTGCTGACCTTCAAGATCAGGCATGGATTATGAGGGAAAACGGGTCAGGGACACGTGAGTATTTTAACCATGTAGTCAGATCAAATGGTCTTAAAGTGAAATCACTTTTAACGATCAGCAGCAACCAGGGGATAAAAGAAACACTCATCAACGGGCTGGGAATAAGCATTCTTTCTGGAAGCGTCGTCGAAAGGGACGTTAATCAAAATAACCTGTCTATAATCAAAGTGAAAAATCAGGAATTCAAACGCACTCTTTCCTATGTTCTTTCGCCCATTATGCAGGAAAAAAAGAATGTCAGCATTTTTATCGAAGCACTCGGCGAAAAATGGAAGAACCCTAAGGGAAAATAG
- a CDS encoding assimilatory sulfite reductase (NADPH) flavoprotein subunit: MQLQVMNSPFNQEQAELLNRLLPTLTETQSLWLSGYLAAIQSSSLQAAPAVEERPAPAAVKAIPKDVTILFGSQTGNAQNLAKKAGKTLEERGFQVTVSAMSDFKPNNLKKVKNLLIVVSTHGEGDPPDNALTFHEFVHGKRAPKLEDFRYSVLALGDSSYEFFCQTGKDFDKRLEELGGTRITPRVDCDLDFEEPAAEWAEAVLAGLSEGESSSPSPAEAASVSASAPAESVYSRSNPFRAEVLENLNLNGRGSNKETRHLEISLEGSGLTYQPGDSLGVYPENDPELVDLLLAEMSWDPEEAVGVKEETVTLKEALTAHFEITVLTKPLVEKAAKLSGNEDLHQLVSDRNQLKSYMDGRDLIDLVRDFKPWNSSAQEFVSILRKMSARLYSISSSFEANPEEVHLTIGAVRYDAHGRERKGVCSILCAERLQPGDTLPVFIQHNENFKLPENPDTPIIMVGPGTGIAPFRSFMQEREESGADGKSWLFFGDQHFVTDFLYQTEWQKWLKDGVLSKLDVAFSRDDDEKVYVQHRMQENSKELFQWLQEGAAVYICGDEKNMAHDVHNTLIDIIEKEGGLSRDQASEYLAGMQKNKRYQRDVY; encoded by the coding sequence TTGCAACTTCAGGTAATGAACAGTCCGTTTAATCAGGAGCAGGCAGAGCTCCTTAATCGTCTTCTTCCGACTCTGACAGAGACACAATCCCTCTGGCTGAGCGGATATCTTGCAGCGATACAGTCCTCATCATTGCAGGCTGCCCCGGCAGTGGAAGAACGTCCGGCACCGGCAGCGGTGAAGGCCATTCCAAAGGATGTGACCATCTTATTTGGATCACAAACCGGGAATGCACAGAATCTGGCAAAGAAAGCTGGTAAAACGCTTGAAGAGAGAGGTTTTCAAGTAACGGTTTCAGCAATGAGTGATTTTAAGCCCAATAATCTTAAAAAGGTCAAAAACCTGTTAATTGTCGTAAGTACCCATGGTGAGGGAGATCCGCCAGACAACGCTTTGACATTCCATGAATTTGTTCACGGAAAAAGGGCGCCAAAACTGGAAGATTTCCGTTACTCTGTTTTGGCACTTGGCGATAGCTCCTATGAATTCTTCTGCCAAACGGGAAAAGATTTTGATAAGCGTCTGGAGGAACTAGGCGGAACAAGAATAACGCCAAGAGTGGACTGTGATCTTGATTTCGAGGAGCCTGCAGCAGAGTGGGCGGAAGCAGTTTTAGCCGGATTGAGCGAAGGGGAAAGCAGCAGTCCTTCTCCTGCAGAAGCAGCTTCAGTTTCAGCTTCAGCACCTGCCGAGTCAGTCTATTCCCGGTCCAACCCTTTCCGGGCAGAAGTTCTGGAAAATCTGAATCTCAATGGACGCGGCTCCAATAAAGAAACCCGCCATCTCGAGATTTCTCTAGAGGGTTCAGGTCTTACTTATCAGCCTGGTGACAGTCTTGGGGTATATCCTGAAAACGATCCTGAATTGGTTGACTTGCTTTTAGCTGAGATGAGCTGGGATCCTGAGGAAGCAGTCGGAGTGAAGGAGGAAACAGTAACGTTAAAAGAAGCGCTAACGGCTCACTTTGAGATTACTGTCCTGACCAAACCGCTTGTTGAAAAGGCTGCAAAGCTTTCTGGAAATGAAGATCTGCACCAGCTAGTGTCAGACAGAAATCAACTGAAATCCTATATGGACGGGCGGGACTTGATTGATTTAGTCCGTGACTTTAAACCATGGAACAGTTCGGCACAGGAGTTTGTCTCTATACTGCGTAAGATGTCTGCGCGTCTTTATTCCATTTCAAGCAGCTTCGAGGCGAATCCCGAGGAAGTTCATTTGACAATCGGTGCTGTCCGCTATGATGCCCATGGCCGTGAACGCAAAGGGGTCTGCTCCATTTTATGTGCGGAGCGTCTCCAGCCTGGCGATACACTGCCAGTATTTATTCAGCACAACGAAAACTTTAAACTGCCTGAAAATCCGGACACACCAATCATTATGGTTGGTCCTGGAACCGGAATTGCACCATTCCGATCATTTATGCAGGAGCGTGAAGAAAGCGGCGCGGATGGGAAATCATGGTTATTCTTTGGCGACCAGCATTTTGTGACTGATTTCCTTTATCAGACTGAATGGCAAAAGTGGCTCAAGGATGGAGTCTTGTCGAAGCTGGATGTCGCTTTTTCCCGTGATGATGATGAGAAGGTTTATGTTCAGCATAGAATGCAGGAAAATAGCAAGGAATTATTCCAGTGGCTTCAGGAAGGAGCAGCCGTCTATATCTGCGGCGATGAGAAAAACATGGCGCATGATGTCCATAACACACTCATAGATATTATTGAAAAAGAAGGCGGTTTAAGCCGGGATCAGGCTTCAGAATATCTTGCCGGCATGCAGAAAAATAAACGCTACCAGCGCGACGTATATTGA
- a CDS encoding YbaK/EbsC family protein → MSIESVKAHFKKWDREQDVMEFDSLSATVEQAAETIGVCPAQIAKTLSFRSDGDEAILVVAAGDAKIDNKKFRKTFGFKARMLSAEEVLEQTGHAVGGVCPFGLKNDLDVYLDESMKRFETLFPACGSSNSAIELTPAEINTYSDAKAWVDVCKDWEDALIIERPLEKITK, encoded by the coding sequence ATGTCAATTGAAAGTGTGAAAGCCCATTTTAAAAAATGGGATCGGGAACAAGATGTAATGGAGTTTGATTCTTTAAGCGCAACAGTGGAACAGGCTGCTGAAACAATCGGTGTCTGCCCTGCACAAATTGCCAAGACTCTATCCTTCAGGAGTGATGGGGATGAAGCAATTCTTGTGGTGGCAGCAGGCGATGCCAAAATTGATAACAAGAAGTTCCGGAAAACGTTCGGTTTCAAAGCCCGGATGCTTTCAGCGGAGGAAGTTCTCGAACAGACCGGCCATGCCGTAGGAGGAGTTTGTCCATTTGGACTGAAGAATGACCTGGATGTATATCTGGATGAATCTATGAAAAGATTCGAGACCCTTTTCCCTGCATGCGGAAGCAGCAATTCCGCCATTGAACTGACACCTGCTGAAATTAATACATATTCAGATGCAAAAGCCTGGGTGGATGTGTGCAAGGACTGGGAAGATGCGCTGATCATTGAGCGGCCACTGGAAAAAATAACGAAATAG
- a CDS encoding methionine aminopeptidase, with translation MGLLNAFNEWRESRYQNHVNRMKEENKCPDCYGRGFSLYPGNEFAYHANQFDCQGCNGTGLYSEWDSLS, from the coding sequence ATGGGATTATTGAATGCCTTTAATGAATGGCGCGAAAGCAGATATCAAAATCATGTCAATCGCATGAAGGAAGAAAATAAGTGTCCGGACTGTTACGGCAGGGGTTTTTCACTCTATCCGGGGAATGAGTTCGCTTATCATGCAAACCAATTTGACTGCCAGGGCTGCAATGGAACCGGACTGTATTCAGAATGGGATAGTTTATCATAA
- a CDS encoding M20 family metallopeptidase, which translates to MGKNLIVKQIDELQDDFNRISTYIGENPELGHEEYKACKVLTEELEKHGFSLEIGTCGLPTAFTATYDSGKEGPVIGYMSEYDALPEVGHACGHNLIGTMGIAAGIGLSKVIHETGGKVIVFGTPAEETKGGKVTMAEAGIFDVLDAAIMVHPLDNYVKSGTSLAMDAIQFEFFGKSAHAAASPHLGINALDAVLQTFSSINALRQHIKPDARIHGIITEGGKAANVVPDYAVAQFYVRAAKREYVNELVEKVKKCAEGAALQTGAEMKWSFYEFSYDDMVTNSPLSEAFNKELISLGVNEEEILEQKDGSGSLDMGNVSQAAPSIHPYIKICNEAYACHTHEFREAAMSEQAREAMILGAKAMALTGYEVLTNQELLKQIKEEFESNKALA; encoded by the coding sequence ATGGGAAAGAATCTGATTGTTAAACAAATTGATGAACTTCAGGATGACTTTAATAGAATAAGCACTTATATCGGCGAGAATCCCGAACTGGGACATGAAGAGTACAAGGCATGCAAAGTATTGACAGAGGAGCTTGAAAAGCATGGTTTTTCTCTAGAAATCGGCACATGCGGTTTACCGACTGCCTTTACGGCAACTTATGACAGCGGAAAAGAAGGTCCTGTGATTGGATATATGTCTGAATACGATGCATTGCCTGAAGTAGGGCATGCATGCGGTCATAATCTAATCGGCACGATGGGGATTGCTGCAGGAATAGGACTAAGTAAAGTGATTCATGAAACTGGAGGAAAGGTTATTGTCTTTGGCACGCCGGCAGAGGAGACGAAGGGCGGTAAGGTGACCATGGCCGAAGCTGGTATTTTTGATGTTTTGGATGCAGCGATCATGGTACATCCCCTTGACAATTATGTGAAGAGCGGGACATCACTGGCAATGGATGCTATACAATTTGAATTTTTTGGAAAATCGGCACATGCAGCTGCCAGCCCGCATTTGGGAATAAATGCTTTGGACGCTGTCCTGCAAACGTTTAGCAGCATAAACGCTCTGCGCCAGCATATTAAACCTGATGCCAGAATCCATGGAATTATAACGGAAGGGGGCAAAGCTGCAAACGTGGTTCCGGACTATGCGGTTGCCCAATTTTATGTTCGTGCAGCCAAACGTGAGTATGTGAATGAACTTGTAGAAAAGGTCAAGAAATGTGCAGAAGGGGCAGCTCTGCAGACTGGTGCCGAAATGAAGTGGTCATTTTATGAGTTCTCTTATGATGATATGGTTACGAACAGCCCCTTATCAGAAGCATTCAATAAAGAACTGATTTCCCTTGGTGTGAATGAGGAGGAAATTCTGGAACAGAAGGACGGGTCAGGTTCTCTTGACATGGGGAATGTCAGCCAGGCGGCACCTTCCATCCATCCTTATATTAAAATCTGCAATGAGGCATATGCTTGCCACACACATGAATTCCGAGAAGCTGCTATGAGTGAGCAGGCTAGAGAAGCCATGATCCTTGGGGCCAAGGCAATGGCACTTACGGGGTATGAAGTGTTAACCAATCAGGAGCTTCTAAAACAGATTAAAGAAGAATTCGAGTCAAACAAGGCATTAGCTTAA
- a CDS encoding aromatic acid exporter family protein — MKQTFPYKFIGGRIAKTGLAVFITAFICHMLDWPAMFAVITAIVTIEPTVADSIRKAYVRFPAAAIGAGFAVLFTFIFGDSPYSYASVSLATIIVCHKLKLHDGMLVATLTGVAMISTVQDHYLSSFFIRLGTTTTGIVVSTAVNFFVMPPNYSKSIIKNIHALYRRSGDTLHKRGLEIFNSQGSDGTVRSDFQRLIKDIDKTETLCHYQKAEYRYHRFSREDMRDFHYEYKKLTILRQITYHVGNLIFLPTGLPELEEDRKKAAAAVLEDIKNSLYDPCFLITERHHKKISEVTQWFIEQKQLNPAGGLKPRTHHHVQPETAILYEILSIQDLIEELNQIQTMEIKHRKLLKAPLEAGAHKKRGAGMNE, encoded by the coding sequence ATGAAACAGACTTTTCCATATAAATTTATAGGAGGAAGAATCGCCAAAACCGGACTGGCTGTTTTTATAACAGCTTTTATTTGCCATATGCTGGATTGGCCAGCCATGTTTGCTGTGATTACGGCCATCGTTACGATTGAGCCCACTGTTGCAGACTCCATTCGGAAAGCATATGTCAGGTTTCCGGCGGCAGCCATTGGTGCGGGATTTGCTGTATTATTTACGTTCATTTTCGGGGACAGCCCGTATAGTTATGCTTCCGTATCACTTGCGACAATCATTGTCTGCCATAAGCTGAAGCTTCATGATGGAATGCTGGTGGCTACATTGACGGGTGTCGCTATGATTTCAACGGTACAGGACCATTATTTGTCCTCTTTTTTCATTCGATTGGGGACTACCACTACCGGAATTGTCGTTTCCACAGCTGTTAACTTTTTTGTCATGCCGCCCAATTACTCCAAATCAATCATAAAAAATATACATGCCCTTTACAGACGATCCGGTGACACTTTACATAAAAGAGGCCTTGAAATTTTCAATTCACAGGGATCTGACGGCACTGTCCGTTCTGATTTTCAAAGACTTATTAAAGATATCGATAAAACGGAAACTTTATGCCATTATCAAAAAGCTGAATACAGGTATCACCGATTTAGCCGCGAAGATATGCGCGACTTTCATTATGAATATAAAAAACTGACTATATTAAGGCAGATTACCTATCACGTGGGAAACTTGATCTTTTTGCCGACTGGCCTGCCGGAGCTGGAGGAAGACAGGAAAAAGGCTGCCGCAGCTGTTCTTGAGGATATAAAAAACAGCCTATATGACCCGTGCTTTCTTATTACAGAAAGACATCATAAAAAAATCAGCGAAGTAACACAGTGGTTTATTGAGCAAAAACAGCTGAACCCTGCGGGCGGTTTAAAACCGCGCACACACCACCATGTCCAGCCTGAAACAGCCATTCTATATGAGATTCTCTCTATCCAAGACTTAATTGAGGAATTGAATCAAATTCAGACTATGGAAATTAAGCACCGGAAGCTTTTAAAGGCCCCCCTTGAAGCAGGTGCCCATAAAAAGCGGGGAGCAGGCATGAATGAATAA